A region of the Chaetodon trifascialis isolate fChaTrf1 chromosome 7, fChaTrf1.hap1, whole genome shotgun sequence genome:
ATGACCAAAgctcaccccctcctcctccacccccgcCCCCTCAACAGCCCAGCGGGCCCAAGAGGATCGTTAAACAGGGTGGGCATCAATACGCCAAAACTATCGAATACTCTCGCCTTTCCTGGATTTGCCTGTTTGACCGTCGACCTCTTGTACcgtttgtttgttcttttagAGTGGGAAAAAGATGACCAGTACAACGGCAGCCCACCCAGACCAGCACCCAGAGGGCCTCGAACACCACCTGGGCCTCCACCcccagatgatgatgatgaagagcaggtCCAAGTGACGGGTCAGAACTGTATGAATCACGTTATATCAGCCGCTGTTGGATCCTGATtgatcagcagtgacagagatACTGCCGTAGTTTAAGCGTCCGTCTGGTTGATGCTTCACATAATTAAATGTTGCATCAGTGATTCTCCTTAATTAAAACTTAAAGTTAGAACTTGAGAAAATCCAAGAGAGTTCAACAAACACTTATTTCCTGTGAATATTGCAGGACAAGCTTTCCTGATATTTTTAGGAACTTTTTATACAATTCTCTGTCTGTATTATGTAGTTTTGAGTTGTTTTCCAATCACACTTACTTTTTGGACAGATTCAGTCTTTTCTTCCGCCTGAACGCTTGTCCATTGTTATATTAGCTCTTTGCTGTTTAGCAGAGAATGAAAGCTCTGTGAATCAGGCTGGTGTTCGGGTCTTGTGCCTTTATTCGGTGAGAGTTTTTAAAGTTTATATcttaaataataatcaaaaatttaaaaatgaccCTTTTGGTGGAGTTTTCCTCACACCTCTTAAAAATGGGAAGACCTCTTTACCCCTAGTTCCTGTCAGGACCCCCGGTTGTGGACCAGTTTTTAACCCATGTGCAACCGTTTTACATACTTTATATTATTGTTTACAGTTTATTTGAGTTTTTAACcaagtttatttgtttttatcaaaTGTCTCTTAATTGCTCGGCTGCTCAATGTTCGAGTTCATTTCAGTCcaatatgaaaatgaacatACAGAGTTGAACCATGCTTGAtgtctccatttttttttctctgttacCTTCTTGCTGTGTGGTAATATGGTTGGAAAAGTATTTGAAAACTCTGCCAAACTCTGTCTTCTTGTACAAGTACAGAGCACATTATGTTCACTGTGATGAGTTATCTAGCAAGTCTCTGCATGCTGATTATCACAGTGtactgaaattaatgaaaacCACTGGCTGCCTGCCAGAGGGGGAAACATAGTCAAAAAGGTTTTATGCTTTGGACAGTATTTAGCAGTATTGGCTTATACTTTGTGTAAAGTATAAGAATTGTTTTCTAAACAGactaaaacaagcaaaaacaccagTATGACCCTCTCTGTTGTGACGTCTTCAGTGGGCGTGGTCAAAGATGAGCCGTGCCAGGGCCGTGACGACTACCTGGAGGCCGTGTCGCCCGAGAGATCGCTTCCTGCTGACGAAGCATACTCAGATGCTGAACAAGAGGAAGAAGgcgatgaggaggaagaggaggagcaggaggaggaagaagatgcGCGGACCGAGGGCAGCGTGccggaagaggaggaggaggaggaagaggaggaggaagatgagggtgaggacgaggaagaggagatggaggaaggtaGGAGAGTGAGTTTGTGAGTGTAGGATAGTCTACAATCCCAAATGGACGCCTGGCCCTGAACCCCTCGGTACCGCAAACTCATCCAACTTCCCAGGGGCCCATGGGAGCAGGGTCCATTTGGGACTGAGTGACAGttggagagagtgtgtgtgtcctctggcATGCTGCCTCTATCAACAACAGCTGGATGCTCCAAACTCTCAGCTAGCCCGCGACAGGCTGCTCTGAAGGCTTGTGATCAACATTCATAAGCGGACATGTGGAGGTCTAGTCCACATATCCTGGCAGCCATGGCTGATGCTTGTGCTGTAGTCAATCCTGCATGTCAAACTAACCCAACCTGTTGGGAGTGATGCTGCAATGTGTGCAAAAGTTTGTCTGTgtatgcatttataaatgagcAAGGGAGTAAGTAGCAGCCACTGGCCTcctcatttccattcattttacacacatattttaAGAAGGATCTGAAGATTCTTGTTCATAATATGTTAACTTTTGtcaaatttctcttctctttcatctgtTCAGGTGATGATGGCTATGAGCAGATTTCCAGCGATGAGGACGATCTGGATAATGGTACCTTCAAGTTGCCCTCCTTTGACATGGACTACACTCCTGAGGACCTGGCATCTGTCCCACCTGTCCAATATGACCCGTATGAGCGAGAACTCAGACCGCTGTTCTACTTCACGCCTCCATACAAGACCCGCTTTGATACCCAGTTTGAGAAGGCCAGTGTGGAGGAACCCAGGGACCCTGGTGGAACTGAAGGACCAGCAAttggagaggaggctgaggctgtCGTGCAGCTGAAAGAGCTACTCGCTAGTATTGGGGATGACAGAGATGCTCGCTGGGTCACTGCTCTGGAAGAGGCACCTGGACTACTGGCCAAAGGGTTGGCTTATTTAATGAAACAAGGAGAGCGAGAGATGGAGGACCCTGTTGGAGTTTTAGCTGAATGGGCACTCCAAGCTCTGAACATGGAGGTCGCTCTCACACAACCCATTGCTCTTAACCTCAGACAGTTGAAAGCTGGTGCCAAGCTAGTGTCATGCCTAGCAGAGTGCCCGCAGGGCCTCACAGCTCTGCTGCGTGAAAGGGCCCTGAATGtactgctggagctgctcaaCGCAGACCACGTCTCCTCCACCCTGAAGCTGAGTATCCTGAGAGCTCTGGGTGCTCTGATCAGTGCTCCTTCAGGTGTGGAGGCTTTCCTACAGGCAGGGGAGTCAGAGAAGAGTGGCTATCAGGTTAGCATGAAAAAGAAGCTTTTTAATTATAGACAGATTTCCTTGTGTATTTCTTTCGCAGTGATCTCAGGTTGGAAAATTCCAGATTATCATTTTTAATTATCCAAATGAGTCAGCCTTAAAGTCCTCACATTTACAGAGAGCattcagaaaacactgactaACTGAACAAGGTGATGAATTTTTGCCTCCGTCATCTGGCACTAAACTTAATGTTCTTTATAGCGTTTGGTTCAGCTGTTCCTGCGTGAAGAAACTGTGAGGGTCATAACAGCTGGCAACGCCATATTGCAGAAATGCCACATGTATGAGGTGTTGGTCGATCTGCAGCGTGCAGCAGCAGCGTTGAGTGAACCACAGCAGGTagacacattcattcacacacgcaTATTGTTACTAACTTCAAagacaaatgacatttttcatgaTAATCGTGAATGACTGTCATTctcaggaggagatggaggatgCAGAGAGCCCCATGGAGGAGGAACCATCTCTGAGCTCGTCTCCTGTGAGCGAGGCAGAGCTTGACAGGCTGGCGGGGGTTTTGGAAGAGTTACATCACCTCCTAGAGACGGCCCCTAACTGCATGGTGCAGCCACCTGGGAAAGCTTTCCCCACGAGTGCTAGAATAACAGGACCGCAAGAGCGGGACGACCCCTACCCAACACTGTACAGGTACACGTTCAAATACATATGACCTCAAACCTCACATAGTGCTTAAGCTCAGATGCTAAGTTCAATGTATTTGTGACTTTTTGATTTGTaataaatacactttttttcAGGTACATGCATGCCTCCCATTTCCTGGAGAGCACGGCGGCGGTgttgtcagcagctgcagcggctGGCCACCTAGGTGTCACCCAAGCTGTGAGAGAGGTCCTACGCTTCCTGTCGCTCACCCAGTCAGGTCTGCTCTTCCTTCTCGCCCAGCCCACTCCCTCCAACCTGCTGCTGCGTCTCCTGGCGTCGATGGCAGAAGCCGAGGTTGAGGACACCACCTTCACTGGGGGGGAGGGAGGTCTCACTGGGCCAGGGTTTGGTGAAGAGGGCTTCGGCGTGTGGCTAATGCAGGCGCTGCACGCGCTGCAGGGTGTGTCAGAGCTCATGAGCCATGTGGCCACagggggagatggaggagctggGCTGGAGGAAGGGGACAACGCGGAGGTACTGGGAATGCTCCATGCACTCTACCTGATGACCTTCACACAGACTGGTCGCAGTGCTGTGGCTCACGTTTTCAGTCTGGACAACAACCTGTCTTGTCTGGTCACCCTGCTCCAGCACCACAGCAAGGACGGACAGGGGTACAGctgtctcctccttctccttgtgTCTCTTCCTGTATGACGTGGTTTCATTTCAGGCACCAGTGCAGTGATTTCTGagtatttttttactttttgtctcctttttctgtAGTGAGGCCAAAGCTCGTAAAGCAGTGACATATAACTATGCCTGtatgctggtgctgctggtagTGCAGAGCTCGAATGAACTGCGGATGATGGAACAATATGCTGCCCCACTCCTCACCATAGCCAAGGCTGATGACACCAATGCCAAGCTACAGGGTAAATATTACCAATGATGCACTGAAGTATCTTGTCATATTTGTATATATCTTTAGTCTTTGTGTATTCGATTCGATCATTAAAGTTTGGTCTTTCTTCATCCTTCAAGAGCTTAGCAAATGGCTGGAACCTCTAGAAAAGCTTCGCTTTGAGATGGGCAGCATTCCCACCCTCATAGACTACATCAAACAGGTACGGATCTCTCACTGGGTGTACACACTGTTGGAGTAAAGCAACATTTCACTGCATTCTCATTCACTCTGTGTGAGCTTTCATCCTCCTGTATCACCTGCAGACAGTCCTAATAAGTCCTGAGTCCTGTTAATTTACTGAGTGAGAAATCTGTTCAGTTGGCAGCTGCTGGGTAGCTGCCAATGATTTGTCTATAACATTTAATTCAGAGAGCCAATGAACTCTTTCAGGATCTCATCCTACTCTAACACACAGGGACTGGCCTCTCAGACAACAGAACTGTTCTCAAAGCAAAGAGAATTTCTTTagtcacacactgaaatatatgtttttattgaagtttGTACCTTTGATCTCCTTGGAAGTCTGGAATGCTCAAACATATACCGGCTCTGTAGCATATCTGAGTCACAGCTATATACAAATAGGAGACCTATATTTAATTTTAGACATGCGTcgtctctttttgtcttcagaATGTGGAAAATGTGTTGACTGCTGAGGGAACTGGACTGGTTACTGCTCTCAGGGTCCTTTATCACATTGCCTGCCCTCCACCTGCTGTAGAAGGTAAAGACAACAAATATGATTTTTGTAATAGTTCAGCTGATAAACTTTTCTGTGGTTATATCATCTTCTTTTTGCTTGAAGGTTTTTGTTTCGAATATTGAAGGTGCCCTGTGAAGTGTCCCATGGAGTTGTcctaaaagcaaacaaaagctATGTTATTCAGTTATTCACCTCAGAaaccacactcacactcagaggaaatgcattcaacagCTTTGTTTGACCTCAAGGATACACAATATCCGCTTTTAttgtgtgtatccttgaggtCTGACTAACCcgttgaatgcatttccttaATAAGCCGATTTGGTAAGCATTTGAAAGCCTGCCTTGTTAACATCCACCTTTACCAGCTAGGAGTTTTattcttctctgcctttgctgGTACATGACAGCATTTCATGTCTCTGGAAATGTGCATGCACAGCACATATGAATCCTTGAGTGCGAACAAAACTTTCACAGTGTCTTCCTTCTTTCTTACAGGTCAGCAGAGGGATCTGAAGTGGAGTCTTGCAGGGGTCCAGCTGTTCTCCGGCGAGGGTCTGGACACATGTGTGCGTGTCCTACAGAAGCTGTGCAGCGTGTTGCTGCAGCCGTGGCGTGTGCATGGACACATGGGCCCAACGCCGCAGCGCTGCATGATCCTCAGTATATGTATCAGCACACTACGATTGCTGCGCACCATGCTGACAGAGCTGCTACGTGGCGGAGCTTTCCAATTCAGAGACACTCGCGTGGCCAGTGTGTTGGTGACGCTCCACATGATCGTGTGCTCCATCCCTGCATCTGGACGTCTGGACGGAGAGGAGACCAGAGTGCAGGCGCTAATCGTTGATGTACTGCTCACCTTCACGCAGGGTGTGAATGAAGAGGTGTGTGAATTAGCAACAGTGCAGGCGGGTTTGTTTAGCTAAGAAATGTTGTAATAGTAATAGTGTCACGAGtagtcaatgtgtgtgtgtgtatgtttggtGCAGGTGACTCATACAGAAGAGACTCTGGCCAGTAACACGTGGTCTCTGATGCTAAAGGAGGTTTTGGGCTCACTGCTGAAAGCTCCTGAAGGTCTGTTCTCTGGTCTGACGTtgctctctgagctgctgcctctTCCACTGCCAATGCAGACCACTCAGGTAACTCACTCTATCCTTCTGGTCCCCCGTCTATCCTGCACATCCTTTCACCTTCTGATAATTCTTGTCTTGGCATACAGACTAATATTAAAAGACCTTTGGCTCCATAGGTGATATCAGTCCAAGATGTGGCTGTAGCCTTAAACACAAGGAAGCTGTGGAGCATGCACATACGGGCACAGTGGAAAGTGTTTTCCGAGGcgttgaggtgtgtgtgtgccaccaCCTGCCCTCCTCTCCTGGCCATTCTGAGAAGAATGTGTGTTCAGCTGGCAGACTTGTCTTCACCCACTGCGACGCTTATCATGAAGACCCTGCTGGACCTCCaactggaggagctgcagccgTGAGTGGAAGAAAACaccatcagctgtttgtgtttatgctttGAATTGTATCTTAAGTGTGGGCGATGTGCtgtctgcagggaggagggaaaggCTGTGTGCTGGGGCCAGGTCTTGCGTCTGCTTTCTTTGATGGATGCTCTGGTATCACAGAGAGCGTGTAAGAGCGCAGCACTACACCTGCTGTCCGGGTCTGTGTCTGGAGACGAACAGCTGGCCGATTTGTTCCCCTTGCTGCTGTCTCTTTTGGTTCCTCCAGCTGACCACTccttacagcagcagcagtgcagcgaACTAGTGGGGACGATATTACAGTCACTGTGTGACCAGGTAAGCAGTATAGTGCACGTTAAGGGAAACGTAGACGAGTCCTTCCAAGGAAAAGGATAAAACCTTGAAAATATTCTGTCTTCACCAGGATATTTCTCTGGTGGTATCTTCGCCTGGTGAAAGCTGTGTGTCGGAGGCTGAGCAGCTGGCCAATGCACTTCCGGGACGagagatgatgtcatcagtgtgCAATGCCTTGTTGGAGGTTTTGGGGAATTCAGAAAGCAGTGTCCCACTCCTCCTCACCTGTATCAGGACTTTGACGTTCCTCACCGAACACGACTATGGACTCTACCACCTCAAAGTGTAAATGGCAACGCTGTCTTGTTTCTTGGCATACCTCTGTCTCCTTTTATCATCTTCTGTCTTCTATGAGGTATAGTGTCCTTTTCTTTGTCAAACAAGACTTTGATTGTACTTAATCTTTGTTTTCAGCGCACTGAAGAAACATGGCGCCGGTCTGTGCTCGCTGTTGAAGAGACTGGTGTTCCCTTTCAACAAGGACTCAGCAGATCTGCTCTCAGCTCTGCTGGACTTCCTCAGACAGATCgtcaacacagaaacaatggTCAGTACCTGCTTTTATGGCTGGTTCATGTTTCACCTAGAAGTAAATACCAAAGCACAAAAAGTTATTTTAACATGCTGTTAAAATAACTGAAGGATTATTACTAGTAACATGTTGGAAACAGTTAGAACTAGAAGATGTGGCAATGGCTGTTTTTGCaagttttttaatgtttgaagtATGATTTCCCAGGCATATGCATAAGGAAAAAAACTAATACTCTGAATCTCTTGCAGAGTTGCAGACAGTATGTGATTTTGCCTTTGAATCTGTATGTGTTCCACTCCAGTGTGTTGATGAGAGCCAGGGCTCCGGTGAGGACTCTGCCTTCACCGCTCCACGGTTACTGTCGGGCTCCGAGATGAAAGCTCTGCTGCAGTGGGAAGAGTCCGAGTCCCATCCACTCCCTACTCTAGAGAAACTGATTACGGTACAAATTCTGAATACATGTATAGTGAAGTAAAGGATGATGCTCGCTTGGTGTTTAACTAACTTCCTAAGTTTGTGTTTGCCTGTAGAAAATGTGTAAGGAAGATGATTCACTGGAGACCATGTTGGAGAATGTGATTGTTCTGAAGCAGACACTGGAGACAGCGTCAGACACACCTCCTGCAGCTGATACTGAGCCCACTCTGCCAGCACCCGAGACGCTCGGGGCCCAGTTTAATCACAGGTACAAAGTGACTTATGTCAAGTGTTTTTTCACTGTCGTCTTCATTCAGTCATCAGTCAAAGAGAGGCAGTTACCATCCTctcatgcatctgtgtgttgttCTCTGTAGGACGGTGTTCATTCTGTCAGAAGCTCTGGATGAGCAGCTGAAGACTCTGTGGTTCTCTCCCTTCCAAACTGAAGACATAGAAACAGACCTTGATAtggtatgtgtgcatgcaaagATTAGGATCCAGATTTTCTTTGCTAAATaatcttgttttctctttcatgtaGTATTTGGTCAAAGTACCAGCAGGTAGGATGTTacactgtgctgcactgtgttcaaaTGATGAATAATTACTGCACAATTACTACAATACTACAGTGACAACCACATTTCC
Encoded here:
- the virma gene encoding protein virilizer homolog isoform X2, coding for MAGDTSTELLFLDTFKHQNAELTNVDVVRFPCGVLITEVRVIPPGIKAHSNLPDSRAFGETSPHAFQLELFFNNVTKPNSPSFHRLGSLEYDENKSIVFRPSGKVNTDGLVLRGWYTSLTLAVYGTAERSHGHDQSSPPPPPPPPPQQPSGPKRIVKQEWEKDDQYNGSPPRPAPRGPRTPPGPPPPDDDDEEQVQVTVGVVKDEPCQGRDDYLEAVSPERSLPADEAYSDAEQEEEGDEEEEEEQEEEEDARTEGSVPEEEEEEEEEEEDEGDDGYEQISSDEDDLDNGTFKLPSFDMDYTPEDLASVPPVQYDPYERELRPLFYFTPPYKTRFDTQFEKASVEEPRDPGGTEGPAIGEEAEAVVQLKELLASIGDDRDARWVTALEEAPGLLAKGLAYLMKQGEREMEDPVGVLAEWALQALNMEVALTQPIALNLRQLKAGAKLVSCLAECPQGLTALLRERALNVLLELLNADHVSSTLKLSILRALGALISAPSGVEAFLQAGESEKSGYQRLVQLFLREETVRVITAGNAILQKCHMYEVLVDLQRAAAALSEPQQEEMEDAESPMEEEPSLSSSPVSEAELDRLAGVLEELHHLLETAPNCMVQPPGKAFPTSARITGPQERDDPYPTLYRYMHASHFLESTAAVLSAAAAAGHLGVTQAVREVLRFLSLTQSGLLFLLAQPTPSNLLLRLLASMAEAEVEDTTFTGGEGGLTGPGFGEEGFGVWLMQALHALQGVSELMSHVATGGDGGAGLEEGDNAEVLGMLHALYLMTFTQTGRSAVAHVFSLDNNLSCLVTLLQHHSKDGQGEAKARKAVTYNYACMLVLLVVQSSNELRMMEQYAAPLLTIAKADDTNAKLQELSKWLEPLEKLRFEMGSIPTLIDYIKQNVENVLTAEGTGLVTALRVLYHIACPPPAVEGQQRDLKWSLAGVQLFSGEGLDTCVRVLQKLCSVLLQPWRVHGHMGPTPQRCMILSICISTLRLLRTMLTELLRGGAFQFRDTRVASVLVTLHMIVCSIPASGRLDGEETRVQALIVDVLLTFTQGVNEEVTHTEETLASNTWSLMLKEVLGSLLKAPEGLFSGLTLLSELLPLPLPMQTTQVISVQDVAVALNTRKLWSMHIRAQWKVFSEALRCVCATTCPPLLAILRRMCVQLADLSSPTATLIMKTLLDLQLEELQPEEGKAVCWGQVLRLLSLMDALVSQRACKSAALHLLSGSVSGDEQLADLFPLLLSLLVPPADHSLQQQQCSELVGTILQSLCDQDISLVVSSPGESCVSEAEQLANALPGREMMSSVCNALLEVLGNSESSVPLLLTCIRTLTFLTEHDYGLYHLKVALKKHGAGLCSLLKRLVFPFNKDSADLLSALLDFLRQIVNTETMCVDESQGSGEDSAFTAPRLLSGSEMKALLQWEESESHPLPTLEKLITKMCKEDDSLETMLENVIVLKQTLETASDTPPAADTEPTLPAPETLGAQFNHRTVFILSEALDEQLKTLWFSPFQTEDIETDLDMVKVDLVGLAQECCPDLDLKAELERSFLSEPSSPGHTKAPKGFRLGKHKHETFITSSGKSDYIEPAKRAHIMAAPRGRGGRGGFGQNLCRPHDIFRQRKQNTSRPPSMHVDDFVAAEFKDIATPLGLLPPKRPPKSSPKPPTRGLFTGNRGRATFHSQTRFFTPPQPKGVLLSGNYARREGGRGSSWSGQVPAVTHRGTYSEPRGGQSNFTRGPLPSRQPPASAYRLAPRDRAPRGRGGAGLSWLSGGGGAGSAGAGGGGGGGGGRGSQGSKFSGGGGSGGGRGRHVRSFTR
- the virma gene encoding protein virilizer homolog isoform X1; translated protein: MAGDTSTELLFLDTFKHQNAELTNVDVVRFPCGVLITEVRVIPPGIKAHSNLPDSRAFGETSPHAFQLELFFNNVTKPNSPSFHRLGSLEYDENKSIVFRPSGKVNTDGLVLRGWYTSLTLAVYGTAERSHGHDQSSPPPPPPPPPQQPSGPKRIVKQEWEKDDQYNGSPPRPAPRGPRTPPGPPPPDDDDEEQVQVTVGVVKDEPCQGRDDYLEAVSPERSLPADEAYSDAEQEEEGDEEEEEEQEEEEDARTEGSVPEEEEEEEEEEEDEGEDEEEEMEEGDDGYEQISSDEDDLDNGTFKLPSFDMDYTPEDLASVPPVQYDPYERELRPLFYFTPPYKTRFDTQFEKASVEEPRDPGGTEGPAIGEEAEAVVQLKELLASIGDDRDARWVTALEEAPGLLAKGLAYLMKQGEREMEDPVGVLAEWALQALNMEVALTQPIALNLRQLKAGAKLVSCLAECPQGLTALLRERALNVLLELLNADHVSSTLKLSILRALGALISAPSGVEAFLQAGESEKSGYQRLVQLFLREETVRVITAGNAILQKCHMYEVLVDLQRAAAALSEPQQEEMEDAESPMEEEPSLSSSPVSEAELDRLAGVLEELHHLLETAPNCMVQPPGKAFPTSARITGPQERDDPYPTLYRYMHASHFLESTAAVLSAAAAAGHLGVTQAVREVLRFLSLTQSGLLFLLAQPTPSNLLLRLLASMAEAEVEDTTFTGGEGGLTGPGFGEEGFGVWLMQALHALQGVSELMSHVATGGDGGAGLEEGDNAEVLGMLHALYLMTFTQTGRSAVAHVFSLDNNLSCLVTLLQHHSKDGQGEAKARKAVTYNYACMLVLLVVQSSNELRMMEQYAAPLLTIAKADDTNAKLQELSKWLEPLEKLRFEMGSIPTLIDYIKQNVENVLTAEGTGLVTALRVLYHIACPPPAVEGQQRDLKWSLAGVQLFSGEGLDTCVRVLQKLCSVLLQPWRVHGHMGPTPQRCMILSICISTLRLLRTMLTELLRGGAFQFRDTRVASVLVTLHMIVCSIPASGRLDGEETRVQALIVDVLLTFTQGVNEEVTHTEETLASNTWSLMLKEVLGSLLKAPEGLFSGLTLLSELLPLPLPMQTTQVISVQDVAVALNTRKLWSMHIRAQWKVFSEALRCVCATTCPPLLAILRRMCVQLADLSSPTATLIMKTLLDLQLEELQPEEGKAVCWGQVLRLLSLMDALVSQRACKSAALHLLSGSVSGDEQLADLFPLLLSLLVPPADHSLQQQQCSELVGTILQSLCDQDISLVVSSPGESCVSEAEQLANALPGREMMSSVCNALLEVLGNSESSVPLLLTCIRTLTFLTEHDYGLYHLKVALKKHGAGLCSLLKRLVFPFNKDSADLLSALLDFLRQIVNTETMCVDESQGSGEDSAFTAPRLLSGSEMKALLQWEESESHPLPTLEKLITKMCKEDDSLETMLENVIVLKQTLETASDTPPAADTEPTLPAPETLGAQFNHRTVFILSEALDEQLKTLWFSPFQTEDIETDLDMVKVDLVGLAQECCPDLDLKAELERSFLSEPSSPGHTKAPKGFRLGKHKHETFITSSGKSDYIEPAKRAHIMAAPRGRGGRGGFGQNLCRPHDIFRQRKQNTSRPPSMHVDDFVAAEFKDIATPLGLLPPKRPPKSSPKPPTRGLFTGNRGRATFHSQTRFFTPPQPKGVLLSGNYARREGGRGSSWSGQVPAVTHRGTYSEPRGGQSNFTRGPLPSRQPPASAYRLAPRDRAPRGRGGAGLSWLSGGGGAGSAGAGGGGGGGGGRGSQGSKFSGGGGSGGGRGRHVRSFTR